TGTGGGTTACTCGCTGGCCGTGACGCGTACGGCGTTCGAGCACCGTGCGGTGGTGGTCGGTGAGGACCGTGAGGCGTTGCTGCGGGCGGTGTCCGAGGGCCGGTCGGTGCCGGGTGTGGTGCGTGGCGCTGTGCGGGGTGGTCGTTCGGCGTTCCTGTTCTCGGGTCAGGGTTCGCAGCGGGCCGGGATGGGCCGTGAGCTGTACGAGGCGTACCCGGTGTTCGCCGATGCGTTCGACGCTGTGTGTGCCGAACTCGACCGGCATCTCGACCAGCCGGTCAAGGACATCGTCTTCGGTGGGTCGGAGCTGATCGACCAGACCGTCTACACCCAGGCCGGACTGTTCGCTGTTGAGGTCGCGCTGTTCCGGCTGCTGGAGCACTGGGGCGTCACCCCGGACTACCTCCTCGGCCACTCCATCGGTGAGCTGGCCGCCGCGCACGTCGCGGGCGTGTGGTCCCTGGAGGACGCGGCGGCGCTGGTCGCCGCACGGGGCCGCCTCATGCAGGCACTGCCCACCGGCGGAGCCATGGTTGCCATCCAGGCCACCGAGGCGGAAGTCCTGCCGCTCCTCACAGACGGAGTTTCGATCGCCGCCCTGAACGGTCCGGACTCCGTCGTCATCTCGGGTGACGAGGACGCCGTACTCGCCATCGCTGCCGGTTTCGGGAAGACAAAGCGCCTCCGCGTCAGCCATGCCTTCCACTCGCCGCGCATGGAACCCATGCTCGCCGAGTTCAAGGCGGTCGCCGAGGGCCTGACCTTCCACGCACCGAAGCTCCCGATCGTCTCCAACCTGACCGGCGAACTCGCCGGCGAGGAACTGCTGACCGCCGACTACTGGGTGGACCACGTCCGCCAGGCCGTCCGCTTCCTCGACGGCATCCGCCACCTCGAAACCCAGGGCATCACGACCTACCTGGAACTCGGGCCCGGCGGAGTCCTCTCCGCGATGGGCCAGGCGTGCGTGACGGAGGACGCCGGTTTCGTACCGGCCCTGCGCAAGAACCGCACCGAGACCGAAGCGCTCACCACCGCCCTCGCCGAACTCCACGTCCGAGGCACCCGCATCGACTGGTTGACGTACTACTCCAACACCGGCGCCCGGCGCACCGACCTGCCCACCTACGCCTTCCAGCACCAGCACTACTGGCCCGAGCCGCCTGCCGCTCCGGCCGAGGCCAAGGCTGCCGCCGACCCGGTCGACGCGAGCTTCTGGGAGGCCGTCGAGCGGGCGGACGTTGCTCAGCTGCTCGACACCCTCGACATCGCCGACGGCGACGACACGACCCAGGCCTCGCTGGCGAACGTGCTTCCGCTGCTCTCCGAGTGGCGGCGCGAGCGGCGCAGCCACGCCACGCTGGACGACTGGCAGTACAGGATCACCTGGAAGCCCGTCCCGACCACCGACCCCGAACTGCCGGGCCATTGGTTCCTGGTCGTTCCGGAGGAGGCTGCCGAGGCCCCGTACGCGGAAGCCGTCGCCGCTGCACTCGTGGCGCATGGTGCCGATGTCACGCGTGTCGTCCTGTCCGACCGGTCCTCGCTCGCCGCGACCCTCGCAGGTGCACCGGCCGACGGTGTGGTCTCGCTCGTGGGCCTGCACGGTACGGCCGTTCTCGTCCAGGCGCTGGACGACGCGGACGTACGGGCGCCGCTGTGGTGCCTGACCCGGGGAGCCGTCTCCGTCGGGGCGGCCGACCGGATCACCAGCCCCGAGCAGGCCGCCGTATGGGGCCTCGGACGGGTCGTCGGCCTCGAACTGCCGCAGCGCTGGGGCGGTCTCGTCGACCTCCCGGAGGAACTCGACGACCGCGCCGCCGCCCGCCTCTGCGCGGTGCTGGCGGCCATCGACGACGAGGACCAGCTGGCCGTCCGCGGCTCCGGGGTCTTCGTACGCCGACTGGTGCGGGCACCGCTCGGCGAGCCGGCACCGGCCTGGACCCCACGGGGGACCGTTCTCGTCACCGGCGGCACCGGGGCTCTCGGCGGACGCATCGCCCGCTGGCTGGCCGGCAACGGCGCCGAGCACCTCGTCCTCACCAGCCGCCGGGGCACCGACGCCCCCGGCGCGGCCGAACTCCGCGACGAACTCACCGCCATGGACGTACGGGTCACCATCGCGGCCTGCGACGTCGCCGACCGCACGGCCCTGTACTGGCTTCTCGACGGACTGCACGAGGCGGGCGACAAGATCACCGCCGTTCTGCACACCGCGGGCATCGGCCCCACCCGCGCCGTCACCGACCTCACCGACCTTGAGATCGATGCCGTTCTGGGAGCGAAGACAGGCGGAGCGACCCTCCTCGACGCGTACTTCACCGAAGACACCGCGCTGGACGCGTTCGTCCTCTTCTCCTCCAGCGCCGGTGTCTGGGGCAGCGCGGGCCAGGGCGCCTACGCCGCCGCCAACGCCCACCTCGACGCGCTCGCCCAGCAGCGCCGCTCGCGCGGCCTGGCCGCCACCTCCATCGCCTGGGGCGCCTGGGGCGGCGGCGGCATGGCCGACGGCGAGGCCGGCGAGCTGATGCGCAAGCGCGGGCTGCCCCTCATGGACCCGGACCTGGCCGTGCTCGCCCTGCAGCGCGCGGCGGCCGGCGACGAGCCCTGCGTGGCGATGGCCGACATCGACTGGGACCGGTTCACCCCCCGCTTCACCGCTGCCCGCCCGCAGCCGCTGATCTCCGAGATTCCGGAGGTCCGCAGCCTGCTGGCCGCGGTCGAGCGGGCCCGGGACGGCGAGGACGAGACCAGCTCCGCGTTCCTCGGCCGGCTGCGGGCCCTCTCCACGGCCGAACAGCACCAGACTCTGCTCAAGCTGGTACGCGGCGAGGCCGCCGCCGTCCTCGGCCACGCGACCGCCGAAGCCGTGCAGCCGGGCCGGGTGTTCCAGGACCTCGGCTTCGACTCCCTCACCGTGGTCGAACTGCGTAACCGCCTGAAGGCCGTGACCGGGCTGGCCCTGCCGGCGACCCTCGCGTTCGACCACCCGTCGCCCGAGGCCCTCGCGCACCACCTGCGGACCAGCCTCCTCGGCGACGACGACGCCACGGCCGCCAACGGCGCGGCGCGCAACGGCTCGGCCCCGGCCGGAGCCGGATCCGTGGCCGACGACGACCTGATCGCCGTCGTCGGGATGAGCTGCCGCTTCCCCGGCGGTGTGAACAGCCCCGAGCAGTTGTGGGATCTGCTCGCCGAGGGCCGCGACGCCCTCGGCGGCTTCCCCGTCGACCGGGGCTGGGACGTGGAGCGGCTCTACGACCCGGAGCGCGGCACGCCCAACACCTCGTACACGGACCAGGGCGGATTCCTCTACGAGGCCGGCTACTTCGACCCCGCCCTCTTCGGGATCTCGCCGCGCGAGGCCCTCGGCATGGACCCGCAGCAGCGGCTGCTGCTGGAGACGTCGTGGGAGGCGTTCGAGCGGTCCGGGATCGATCCGGCGTCGGTTCGTGGCAGCCGTACCGGTGTGTTCACCGGCACGAACGGCCAGGACTACGCCACCCTCCTGCTCGGTGTCACCGATGCCGACAGCCTCTCGATGACCAGCAATGCGGCGAGTGTGGTGTCGGGTCGTATCTCGTACACGTTCGGTCTGGAAGGACCGGCCGTGACGGTGGACACGGCCTGCTCGGCCTCGCTGGTCGCCCTGCACCTCGCGGTGCAGGCACTGCGGTCGGGTGAGTGCGAGATGGCGCTCGCGGGCGGTGTGACGGTCATGTCGACACCGGGTGCGTTCATCGAGTTCTCCCGCCAGGGCGGACTCGCCACCGACGGCCGGGTCAAGGCGTTCGCGGAAGCGGCGGACGGCACGGGCTGGGGCGAGGGCGTGGGCATGCTCCTGGTCGAGCGCCTGTTCGACGCCCGCGCCAAGGGACACCCGGTCCTGGCCGTCGTCCGGGGCTCCGCGATCAACCAGGACGGCGCCTCCAACGGCCTGACCGCTCCCAACGGACCGGCCCAGCAACGCGTCATCCGCCAGGCCCTGACCAGCGCCGGCCTGACCGGCAGCGACGTCGACGTCGTCGAGGCCCACGGCACCGGCACCACCCTCGGCGACCCGATCGAGGCCCAGGCCCTCCTCGCCACCTACGGCCAGAACCGGCCCAAGGACCGGCCGCTCTGGCTCGGCTCGGTCAAGTCGAACATCGGCCACACCCAGGCCGCCGCCGGAGTCGCCGGCATCATCAAAATGATCATGTCGATGCGGCACGGCATCATGCCCCGCACCCTCCACGTCGACCAGCCCTCCACCCACGTCGACTGGACCACCGGAGCCGTCGAACTCCTCACCCAACCCCGCACCTGGAACCACCAACAACACCCCCGCCGCGCCGCCGTCTCATCCTTCGGTATCAGCGGCACCAACGCCCACGTCATCATCGAAGAAGCACCGACCCAAGACCCCACACCGACCGACGTCCGCACGGACAAGGTCGATGGACAGCTGGTTTCCTGGCCCGTGTCCGGCATGACGGAGGAAGCGCTGCGCGCCCAGGCCGAGCAACTGCGTGCCTACGCGGCCGGCGCCACCGAACCCGACCTGCTCGACACGGGTTACTCCCTGGCGACCACCCGCGCGGCGCTTGCACACCGGGCCGTCGTCCAGGGCCGCGACCGTGCCGCACTCGTTGCCGCCCTGAGCGGCCTTGCCCGCGGAACTGCGGTGAACGGGCTGGTCAAGGGCACCGCCCTGGGCGGCGAGACCGCCTTCTTGTTCTCGGGTCAGGGTTCGCAGCGGGCCGGGATGGGCCGTGAGCTGTACGAGGCGTACCCGGTGTTCGCGGACGCGTTCGACGCTGTGTGCGCCGAACTCGACCGGCATCTAGACCAGCCGGTCAAGGACATCGTGTTCGGTGGGTCGGAGCTGATCGACCAGACCGTCTACACCCAGGCCGGACTGTTCGCTGTTGAGGTCGCGCTGTTCCGGCTGCTGGAGCACTGGGCTGTCACCCCGGACTACCTCCTCGGCCACTCCATCGGTGAGGTGGCCGCCGCCCACGTCGCGGGCGTGTGGTCGTTGGAGGACGCGGCGGCGCTGGTCGCGGCGCGTGGCCGTCTGATGCAGGCGCTGCCCACCGGCGGAGCGATGGTCGCCGTCCAGGCCACCGAGGCAGAGGTCCTGCCGCTGCTGGTCGACGGCGTCTCGATCGCTGCCCTGAACGGCCCGGACTCCGTCGTCATCTCCGGCGACGAGGACGCCGTACTCGCCATCGCGTCCGGTTTCGGGAAGACGAAGCGGCTCCGCGTCAGCCATGCCTTCCACTCACCGCGCATGGAACCCATGCTCGCCGAGTTCAAGACCATCGCCGAGAACCTGACCTTCCACGCCCCGAAGCTCCCCATCGTCTCCAACCTGACCGGCGAACTCGCCGGCGAGGAGCTGCTGAGCGCCGACTACTGGGTGGACCACGTCCGCCAGGCGGTCCGCTTCCTCGACGGGGTACGGCAGTTGCAGACCCAGGGCGTCACCACGTACCTGGAACTCGGCCCCGGCGGCGTCCTCTCCGCCATGGGCCAGGACTGCGTCACCGACGACGAGGCCGGCTTCGTACCCGCCCTGCGCAAGAACCGCACCGAAACCGAAGCGCTCACCACCGCCCTCGCCGAACTCCACGTCCGAGGCACCCGCATCGAGTGGACGACGTACTACGCGAACACCGGCGCCCAGCGCGTCGACCTGCCCACCTACGCCTTCCAGCACAAGCACTACTGGCCCGAGGTGTCCTTCGGCAGCCCGGAAGGTCAGCAGAGCATCGGCAGCAGTACCGATGCCAATGGCAATGCCAATGCCGTCGATGCCGCCTTCTGGCAGGCCGTCGACCAGGCGGACCTGGCTGCGCTCACCGAGACGCTCGACCTCGGCGGCGACGACGCGCGGGTCTCCGCGCTCGGCGACGTACTGCCCCTGCTCTCCACCTGGCACCAGGAGAGCCGTGAGCGTTCGGCTGCCGACTCCTGGCGCTACAAGATCGTGTGGCGGCCGCTCACCGAGCTGACCGTGCCCACCCTCACCGGCACCTGGCTGCTCGTCGTCCCCGCTGCGGGCGCCGATGAGGAGCTGGTGCGGGCGTGTGCGGACGCGCTCACCGATCACGGAGCGGTGGTCGAGCTCCTTCGGCCCGCCGACGAGCCGGACCTTGCCGCCCGTCTTCGTACTGCGGCGGCGGTCGGGCAACCCCTAGGCGGTGTGCTGTCCCTGCTCGCCATGGACGAACGCCCGCACAGTGCGTACGAGGTGCTTCCGACGGGTCTCACGGAGGCCCATGCCCTGGTCAGGGCGATGGCCGAGGCGGAGTCGGTTGCGCCGCTGTGGTCCGTCACCCGGTCCGCCGTCGCGGTGAGCGAGACCGATGGACCCGCACGTCCCGTCCAGGCTCAGATGTGGGGCCTCGGCCGGGTCGTGGCCCTCGAACACGCCACGTTCTGGGGCGGACTCGTCGACCTGCCCGAGACGCCCGACGCGGGAGCCCTCGACCGGATGGCCTCCGTGCTGGCGCAGCGCACGGCCGCCGCCGGTCCGCCGCGCGGCGGGGTCGAGGACCAGGTGGCCGTACGTGCGTCCGGGGTCTTCACCCGACGCCTGGTCCCCGCCTCCACCGCAGGAGTGAAGGCGCGCCGTCAGTGGCGCCCCACCGACACCGTGATCGTCACCGGCGGCACCGGGGCCATCGGCAAGCACGTCGCCCGCTGGCTCGCGGCGAACGATGCCGAGCACATCGTCCTGACCAGTCGGAGCGGCGAACAGGCCACTGGTGCACGGGAGTTGAAGGAAGAGCTGGAGTCCTCCGGTGCCAAGGTCACCGTTGCGGCCTGCGATGTGGCCGACCGGGATTCCGTCAAGGCGTTGCTGGACGGGCTGGCGGCGGACGGGTGCCACGTACGTACGGTCCTGCACGCCGCCGGTGTCGGCCTCCTGGCGCCGCTGACCGAATGCGGTCCGGAAGCGGCCGCCTACGTCGCGAACGGCAAGGTCTCCGGGGCCCGTCACTTCGACGAACTCCTCGACCCGGCCGGGCTCGATGCGGTGGTCTACTTCACCTCGGTCGCCGGTGTCTGGGGCGTGGGCGACCACGGTGTGTACGCCGCCGCCAACGCCTATCTCGACGCACTTGCTCAGCAGAGCCGGGCCCGCGGGATGCCCGCCACGGCCGTGGCCTGGGGCCCCTGGGCCGAAGGCGGAATGGCCGCGGGCGCCGACGAGAACAAGGGAGAGGGTGCGCTGACCCGGCACGGTGTGCTGGCGCTGCGGCCCGAACTCGCCATGATTGCCCTGCAGGAGGTCCTCGACCACGAGGATGCCGCGGTGGTCCTCGCGGACATGGACTGGGAGCGGTTCGCACCGGTCTTCACGATGAGCGGCGACCGCCCCCTCATCGGGGAGATCCCGCAGGTCAAGAGGGCCAACGAGCAGCAGGCAGCGGTGGCGTCCGAGGCATCGGGCTCGGTCCCCGCCCTGCGGGCGAAGCTCGCCGAGCTGCCCGAGGCCGAGCAGGACCAACTGGTTCTGGACCTGGTACGGGAACACACTGCCGGGGTCCTGGGCCACGCGTCGGCCCAGGACATCGAGGCCCGCCGGGCCTTCCAGGACCTCGGGTTCGACTCGCTGACCGCCGTCGAACTGCGCAACCGGCTCGGCGCGGCCACCGGTCTCAAGCTTCCGGCGACCATGGTCTTCGACCACCCGACACCGGTCGCGCTCGCGGCCCTCCTCAAGGCCGAGATCCTGCCGGCCGCCGCGGAACAGGTCCTTCCGGCGGTGGACGAACTCGACCGCCTGGAGCAGGCACTCGCCGCCCGCGACAGCGACGACATCGGCCGGGTCAGGGTCGTCATGCGGCTCGAAGCCCTGCTCTCGAAGCTCAGCCAGGACCGGCGTACGGACGAATCGGCGGCCGACCGGGACGGCGCTGTGGCGGGACTCGAATCTGCCACTAACGACGAGCTGTTCGATCTGATCGACAGGGACCTCGGGCTCTCCTGACCACACCGGACCGCACCGGGCCGCGCCGGACCACACCGGACTGCTCCGGACCTCACCCTCCGACCCCGGCAGCACGCACTCATTTTTTAGTTAGAACCCGACGGGAGCGACGTTTCGATGGCGGATGAAGAGAAGCTGCGGGAATACCTGACCCGTGTGGTTGCGGAGCTGCAGCAGACCCGCCAGCACCTGCGCAACGTCGAGTCCCAGGAAGCGGAGCCGATCGCGATCGTCTCCATGAGCTGCCGCTACCCGGGGGGCGTCGACACGCCCGAGGACCTGTGGGACCTCGTGTCCTCGGGCGGCGACGCCATCTCCGGCCTGCCGGCCGATCGCGGCTGGAACATCGAGGACCTGTACGACCCCGACCCCTCCGCCACGGGCAAGATCTACGCCCTCGAAGGCGGCTTCCTGCACGACGCGGGCGAGTTCGACCCGGCCTTCTTCGGGATCTCGCCGCGCGAGGCCCTGGCGATGGACCCGCAGCAGCGGCTGCTGCTGGAGACCTCATGGGAGGCGCTGGAGCGGGCCGGCATCGACCCGACGGCCGTCGGCGGCAGTGCCACCGGCGTGTTCGTCGGAGCGGCGGGCCAGGGCTACGGCGGCGACCTGAGCGGGGCCGCGGGCTCCGAGGGCTACATCCTCACCGGCACCGTCACGTCCGTGCTGTCCGGACGCATCTCGTACACCCTCGGCCTCGAAGGCCCGGCCGTCACGCTCGACACCGCGTGCTCCTCCTCCCTCGTCGCCCTGCACCTGGCCGCCCAGGCGCTGCGCAACGGCGAGTGCGCCATGGCACTGGCGGGCGGCGCCTCGATCATGCCGAGCCCGGCCGGACTCATGGAGTTCAGCCGTCAGCAGGGCCTCGCGCGCGACGGCCGCTGCAAGGCGTTCGCGGACTCCGCCGACGGCATGGGCATGGCCGAGGGTGTCGGCATGCTGCTGCTGGAGCGGCTCTCGGACGCCCGCCGCAACGGCCACGACGTCCTCGCCGTCATCCGTGGCTCCGCCATCAACCAGGACGGCGCCTCCAACGGCCTCACCGCCCCCAACGGACCGGCCCAGCAGCGCGTCATCCGTCAGGCCCTCGCCAACGCGAAGGTCTCGGCCGACCAGGTCGACGTCGTCGAGGCGCACGGCACCGGCACCTCGCTGGGCGACCCGATCGAGGCCCAGGCCCTGCTGGCCACCTACGGCCAGGACCGGCCGACCGGACGGCCGCTGCTGCTCGGTTCGGTGAAGTCGAACATCGGTCACACGCAGGCCGCCGCCGGTGTCGCGGGCGTGATGAAGATGGTCCTGGCCATGCGGCACGGTGTGCTGCCCAAGAGCCTTCACATCGACGAGCCTTCCACGCACGTCGACTGGACCGCCGGCGCCGTCGAGCTCGTCACCGAGCACAGGGAGTGGCCCGAGACCGGCGCCCCGCGCATCGCCGGTGTCTCCTCCTTCGGAATCAGCGGTACCAACGCCCACGTGATCCTGGAGCAGGAACCCGTCATCGAGGCCTCGGAGGTTTCGGGTGCTGCGGGTCCGGTGGGGGTGGGGCTGTCGGCGGTTCCGTGGGTGTTGTCGGCGAAGTCGCCGCAGGCTCTGGCGGATCAGGCGGGTCGTCTGTTGGCCCGGGTTCGTGATGATGCCGGGCTTTCGGTGGTTGACCTGGGGTATTCGTTGGCGTTGACCCGGTCTCGTTTTGAGTATCGGGCCGGTGTGGTGGCCGGTGGGCGTGGGGAGTTCGTTGCCGCGCTGGAGGCGGTTGCTGCGGGTGGTCCGGCTCCTGGTGTGGTGCGGGGGGTTCCGGCGGACGCGGAGGTGCGTCCGGTGTTCGTGTTCCCGGGTCAGGGTGCGCAGTGGGCCGGTATGGCGGTGGGGTTGCTGGAGTCCTCGCCGGTGTTCGCGGCGCGGATGGCGGAGTGCGCGGCGGCGCTGGAGCCGTACGTGGAGTGGTCGCTGATCGACGTCGTGCGTGGCGTCGACGGCGCGCCCGGTCTGGACCGGGTGGATGTGGTTCAGCCGGTGCTGTGGGCCGTGATGGTGTCCCTGGCGGAGGTGTGGCGGTCGTACGGTGTCGAGCCGGCGGCCGTGATCGGTCACTCGCAGGGTGAGATCGCCGCTGCGGCGGTCGCGGGCATTCTCTCGCTGGGCGATGCGGCGAAGGTGGTGGCGCTGCGCAGCCGGGCGATCATCGCGCTCGCGGGCCGTGGCGGCATGGTGTCCGTCGCCCAGCCCGCCGCTTGGGTGCGGGAGAAGATCGCGGCGTGGGACGGGCGGATCTCCATCGCCGCCGTCAACGGGCCTTCGTCCGTGGTCGTTTCGGGTGATCCCGAGGCTCTGGACGAGCTGGTCACCGACTGCCAGGCCGACGAGATCCGCGCCCGCAAGGTGGACGTGGACTACGCCTCCCACTCCGCCCACGTCGAGGAGATCGAACCCGAGCTCGCGAAGCTCCTCGGGGGCATCGCCCCGCAGACCGGCGGTACGACCCTGTACTCGTCCCTCACCGGGGGACTGCTCGACGGTACGGAGATGGGTGCCGGGTACTGGTACAACAACCTGCGCGAAACCGTCGAGTTCGAGCAGGCCACCCGCGCCGCCCTGGCCGACGGGCACACCGTCTTCATCGAGGTCAGCCCCCACCCCGTCCTCTCCCTCGGCCTCCAGGGCACCATCGGAGACGCCGACACGGACGCAGCCGTCCTCGGCACGCTCCGCCGCGACGAGGGCGGACTCGACCGGTTCCTGGCCTCGCTCACCGAGGCCCACGTCCACGGCACCACCGTCGACTGGACGGCCGTCTTCGCCGGCACCGGCGCCACCCGCGTCCCCCTCCCCACCTACCCCTTCCAGCGCACCCGCTACTGGCCCGAGTCCCCGGCCGTCGTGCTCGCCGAGACGGCTGCCCCGGACGACGC
This genomic interval from Streptomyces sp. NBC_00376 contains the following:
- a CDS encoding type I polyketide synthase, producing MRRPRLALKECHVMSNEEKFLEYLKRATADLREARTRLREFEDRDREPIAIVGMSCRYPGGIGSPEDLWRLVENGGDGISEFPTDREWDVERLFGVDEAGTSNAWAGGFLDGATEFDPGFFGISPREALAMDPQQRLLLEASWEVFERAGIDPATVKGSRTGVFAGLMYHDYLTLMQSLPEGVEGYLGTGTSGSVVTGRIAYTLGLEGPAVTVDTACSSSLVALHMAIQALRSGECSMALAGGVTVMSTPGTFVDFSRQDGLSFDGRCKSFSDDADGTGWSEGVGMLLVEKLSDARRNGHRILAVIRGSAVNQDGASSGLTAPNGPSQQRVIRQALANARVSAADIDVVEAHGTGTTLGDPIEAQALINTYGQERAEGRPLWLGSLKSNIGHTQAAAGVAGIIKMVMAMRHGVMPRTLHADRPTSQVDWEAGAVELLTDAREWPGTGERPRRAAVSSFGVSGTNAHVILEQAQEDPVETPVVESVVPVVPWVLSAKSGEALAAQAERLLARVGQASPLDIGYSLALTRARFEHRAVVVGGTHEDFVRGLEAIADGRVRGVVGAAGRSAFLFSGQGSQRAGMGRELYEAYPVFADAFDAVCAELDRHLDESVKDIVFGGSELIDQTVYTQAGLFAVEVALFRLLEHWGVTPDYLLGHSIGELAAAHVAGVWSLEDAAALVAARGRLMQALPTGGAMVAVQATEAEVLPLLVDGVSIAAVNGPDSVVISGDEDAVLAIASGFAKTKRLRVSHAFHSPRMEPMLAEFKAVAEGLTFHAPKLPIVSNLTGELAGEELLTAEYWVDHVRQAVRFLDGVRQLEAQGVTTYLELGPGGVLSAMGQSCVTDDEAGFVPALRKDRTETEALTTAVAELHAHGASVDWAAYYANTGAQCVDLPTYAFQHQHYWPKNSVPAGDLTSVGLSSSEHPLLVGSVALAGEAVSLFTSRLSLDSHPWLADHAVFGSVLLPGTAFVELALHAGERVGCAVLDELTIQAPLVLPERGAVILQVVVGAGAEDGRRPVAIHSSPASSVEDETWTLHASGVVAAEAVAHPAVGLAEWPPRDAVVVETGGLYEDMAGAGFGYGPVFQGLRAVWRRGDEVFAEVALDQDLWDEAGRFGLHPALLDSALHAIGASGGLGGLEGPGLPFVWTGVSLSAVGSPVLRVRISEGRSGAVALDLADGTGAPVGRVDALVLRPVTAEQIEGASPREGSDSLFRLDWVPAPTAPVADPVGEFDVLAVPGPDADADVVADVHGRVTEVLARLQRRLTDESSARLVVVTCGAVGEVSDLGAAAVWGLVRSAQSEHPERIVLVDVEGDPAGFDGVAGLVGLGEPQVAVRGGEVLVPRLGRVAEPAGADVAGADVAGADVAGVAGAVLVTGAGGALGGLVARHLVTVRGVRDLVLVSRRAGTGLVAELEGLGASVRWVECDVTDRDALEGVVSGIVREGGLAGVVHAAGVVDDGVLESLTPERVAGVLRPKADAAWYLHELTAGLDLSFFVLFSSAAGVLGSAGQANYAAANAFLDALASIRHAQGLPATSLAWGPWAEGGMAGRLDAADIARMRRGGIPPLSVEEGLALFDQAFGADEAVLAPVRLDLGVLRKAPVVPHLLRGLIRTTHRRAARAGSGQSSALVQRLLTLGTDERTQLILDTVRGEVAAVLGHTSGDAVPAERAFTELGFDSLTAVELRNRLNTVTGLRLPATLVFDYPSAGQLADHLTDELSGETTTTNTTATTTAGDDEPIAIVGMACRYPGNITSPEDLWNLVATGTDGISAFPTDRGWDLDSLYGDGPRHDEDGRSLTLEGGFLYGAPGFDADFFGISPREALAMDPQQRLLLEASWEALERAGIDPATVRGSRTGVFAGLMYHDYVTRLSGADDTEGYLGTGNAGSVVSGRVAYALGLEGPAVTVDTACSSSLVALHWAIQALRSGECEMALAGGVTVMSTPTTFAEFSRQGGLAFNGRCKSFSDDADGTGWGEGVGVLLVERLSEARRKGHQVLAVVAGSAVNQDGASNGLTAPNGPSQQRVIRQALANAKVSADQVDIVEAHGTGTSLGDPIEAQALIATYGQERTEDRPLWLGSVKSNLGHTQAAAGVAGIIKMVMAMHHGVMPQTLHVDEPSTHVDWSAGAVELLAEAREWPEVGDRPRRAGVSSFGISGTNAHVILEQAQEEAAVEPSVVGSVLPVVPWVLSAKSEEALAGQAERLLGLVGAASALDVGYSLAVTRTAFEHRAVVVGEDREALLRAVSEGRSVPGVVRGAVRGGRSAFLFSGQGSQRAGMGRELYEAYPVFADAFDAVCAELDRHLDQPVKDIVFGGSELIDQTVYTQAGLFAVEVALFRLLEHWGVTPDYLLGHSIGELAAAHVAGVWSLEDAAALVAARGRLMQALPTGGAMVAIQATEAEVLPLLTDGVSIAALNGPDSVVISGDEDAVLAIAAGFGKTKRLRVSHAFHSPRMEPMLAEFKAVAEGLTFHAPKLPIVSNLTGELAGEELLTADYWVDHVRQAVRFLDGIRHLETQGITTYLELGPGGVLSAMGQACVTEDAGFVPALRKNRTETEALTTALAELHVRGTRIDWLTYYSNTGARRTDLPTYAFQHQHYWPEPPAAPAEAKAAADPVDASFWEAVERADVAQLLDTLDIADGDDTTQASLANVLPLLSEWRRERRSHATLDDWQYRITWKPVPTTDPELPGHWFLVVPEEAAEAPYAEAVAAALVAHGADVTRVVLSDRSSLAATLAGAPADGVVSLVGLHGTAVLVQALDDADVRAPLWCLTRGAVSVGAADRITSPEQAAVWGLGRVVGLELPQRWGGLVDLPEELDDRAAARLCAVLAAIDDEDQLAVRGSGVFVRRLVRAPLGEPAPAWTPRGTVLVTGGTGALGGRIARWLAGNGAEHLVLTSRRGTDAPGAAELRDELTAMDVRVTIAACDVADRTALYWLLDGLHEAGDKITAVLHTAGIGPTRAVTDLTDLEIDAVLGAKTGGATLLDAYFTEDTALDAFVLFSSSAGVWGSAGQGAYAAANAHLDALAQQRRSRGLAATSIAWGAWGGGGMADGEAGELMRKRGLPLMDPDLAVLALQRAAAGDEPCVAMADIDWDRFTPRFTAARPQPLISEIPEVRSLLAAVERARDGEDETSSAFLGRLRALSTAEQHQTLLKLVRGEAAAVLGHATAEAVQPGRVFQDLGFDSLTVVELRNRLKAVTGLALPATLAFDHPSPEALAHHLRTSLLGDDDATAANGAARNGSAPAGAGSVADDDLIAVVGMSCRFPGGVNSPEQLWDLLAEGRDALGGFPVDRGWDVERLYDPERGTPNTSYTDQGGFLYEAGYFDPALFGISPREALGMDPQQRLLLETSWEAFERSGIDPASVRGSRTGVFTGTNGQDYATLLLGVTDADSLSMTSNAASVVSGRISYTFGLEGPAVTVDTACSASLVALHLAVQALRSGECEMALAGGVTVMSTPGAFIEFSRQGGLATDGRVKAFAEAADGTGWGEGVGMLLVERLFDARAKGHPVLAVVRGSAINQDGASNGLTAPNGPAQQRVIRQALTSAGLTGSDVDVVEAHGTGTTLGDPIEAQALLATYGQNRPKDRPLWLGSVKSNIGHTQAAAGVAGIIKMIMSMRHGIMPRTLHVDQPSTHVDWTTGAVELLTQPRTWNHQQHPRRAAVSSFGISGTNAHVIIEEAPTQDPTPTDVRTDKVDGQLVSWPVSGMTEEALRAQAEQLRAYAAGATEPDLLDTGYSLATTRAALAHRAVVQGRDRAALVAALSGLARGTAVNGLVKGTALGGETAFLFSGQGSQRAGMGRELYEAYPVFADAFDAVCAELDRHLDQPVKDIVFGGSELIDQTVYTQAGLFAVEVALFRLLEHWAVTPDYLLGHSIGEVAAAHVAGVWSLEDAAALVAARGRLMQALPTGGAMVAVQATEAEVLPLLVDGVSIAALNGPDSVVISGDEDAVLAIASGFGKTKRLRVSHAFHSPRMEPMLAEFKTIAENLTFHAPKLPIVSNLTGELAGEELLSADYWVDHVRQAVRFLDGVRQLQTQGVTTYLELGPGGVLSAMGQDCVTDDEAGFVPALRKNRTETEALTTALAELHVRGTRIEWTTYYANTGAQRVDLPTYAFQHKHYWPEVSFGSPEGQQSIGSSTDANGNANAVDAAFWQAVDQADLAALTETLDLGGDDARVSALGDVLPLLSTWHQESRERSAADSWRYKIVWRPLTELTVPTLTGTWLLVVPAAGADEELVRACADALTDHGAVVELLRPADEPDLAARLRTAAAVGQPLGGVLSLLAMDERPHSAYEVLPTGLTEAHALVRAMAEAESVAPLWSVTRSAVAVSETDGPARPVQAQMWGLGRVVALEHATFWGGLVDLPETPDAGALDRMASVLAQRTAAAGPPRGGVEDQVAVRASGVFTRRLVPASTAGVKARRQWRPTDTVIVTGGTGAIGKHVARWLAANDAEHIVLTSRSGEQATGARELKEELESSGAKVTVAACDVADRDSVKALLDGLAADGCHVRTVLHAAGVGLLAPLTECGPEAAAYVANGKVSGARHFDELLDPAGLDAVVYFTSVAGVWGVGDHGVYAAANAYLDALAQQSRARGMPATAVAWGPWAEGGMAAGADENKGEGALTRHGVLALRPELAMIALQEVLDHEDAAVVLADMDWERFAPVFTMSGDRPLIGEIPQVKRANEQQAAVASEASGSVPALRAKLAELPEAEQDQLVLDLVREHTAGVLGHASAQDIEARRAFQDLGFDSLTAVELRNRLGAATGLKLPATMVFDHPTPVALAALLKAEILPAAAEQVLPAVDELDRLEQALAARDSDDIGRVRVVMRLEALLSKLSQDRRTDESAADRDGAVAGLESATNDELFDLIDRDLGLS